The Arthrobacter sp. NicSoilC5 genome has a window encoding:
- a CDS encoding aldo/keto reductase family protein, whose protein sequence is MEHRKLGSSGLYISEIAYGNWFTHGEQIDQDAATQCVKQALDLGITTFDTADAYAGTRAERALGEALKGTRRESVEIFTKAYFPTGDGRNDRGLSRKHLMESINSSLRRLQTDYVDLYQAHRYDYETPLEETMQAFADIVRAGKAHYIGVSEWTTDELRSGAALANELGIQLISNQPQYSMLWRVIEQEIVPLSEELGISQICWSPLAQGVLTGKYAPGAAAPQGSRFRADNGGLKNDHRFLSEDILTRVQQLKPLAEETGLSMAAFAVAWVLQNPNVSAAIVGASRPGQLVDNVQAAGVKLDPELLVRIDKILGPVVERDPGKVESFKNRP, encoded by the coding sequence ATGGAACACCGCAAGCTGGGATCCTCCGGCCTATACATCAGCGAAATCGCGTACGGAAACTGGTTCACACACGGTGAGCAGATTGACCAGGATGCAGCGACGCAGTGCGTCAAGCAAGCACTGGATTTGGGCATCACCACCTTCGACACCGCCGATGCCTATGCCGGAACCCGGGCCGAGCGAGCGTTGGGCGAGGCGCTCAAAGGGACCCGCCGTGAAAGCGTCGAGATCTTCACCAAGGCCTACTTCCCTACGGGGGACGGCCGGAACGACCGCGGCCTGTCACGAAAACACCTCATGGAGTCCATCAACTCATCGCTGCGCCGTCTCCAAACCGACTACGTCGACCTCTACCAAGCCCACAGATACGACTACGAGACCCCGCTGGAAGAGACCATGCAGGCCTTTGCCGATATCGTCCGGGCCGGGAAAGCGCACTATATCGGGGTCTCAGAGTGGACGACGGACGAGCTACGGTCGGGCGCCGCCCTGGCCAACGAACTTGGCATCCAGCTCATCTCCAACCAGCCGCAGTATTCCATGCTCTGGCGCGTTATCGAACAGGAAATCGTTCCACTGAGCGAGGAGCTGGGCATAAGCCAGATCTGTTGGTCTCCGCTCGCCCAGGGAGTCCTCACCGGCAAGTACGCTCCCGGCGCCGCGGCCCCACAGGGTTCCCGCTTCCGCGCCGACAACGGCGGCCTGAAAAACGACCACCGCTTTCTCAGCGAGGACATCCTCACCCGTGTCCAGCAGCTGAAACCCCTGGCCGAAGAGACCGGACTGTCGATGGCAGCCTTCGCTGTCGCATGGGTACTGCAGAACCCCAACGTCTCGGCAGCCATCGTGGGAGCATCCCGGCCCGGGCAACTCGTCGACAACGTCCAGGCTGCAGGAGT
- a CDS encoding glycoside hydrolase family 32 protein, which translates to MNSVTPTLDTYRPAIHYAARNTWLNDPNGLVFHEGVYHLYYQNNPYGNVHSNMSWGHATSADLVSWEEQPVAIPCDKTEEIFSGSVVVDTGNTSGFGADGKAPLVAIYTSAYKPGSPHQGTQAQSIAWSTDGGYAWTKYAGNPVLTRNSPEFRDPKVFRYDGPGGSYWVMVAVEAHDFTVLLYRSEDLKNWEYLSTFGPANGTGGIWECPDLFELPLNGDTSVRKWVLTVNMNPGGPNGGSAGQYFVGEFDGATFRSETSLTEGMQDPERVPDYQWLDWGRDYYAAVSFSNVPKGRRLMIGWMNNWQYANHIPTAPWRSPMSLVRDISLVSVNGQPRLVQQPAPEVKATSESGPLQWLTINGQAAVEGGAAVQAIDIIFTPGGAEEFGLVVRGSADGTAGTRIGIRPRSGELIVDRTRSGDTGFHEAFPSTSLAPIAARQDGSYALQIFVDHCSVEIFANDGLATVTELIFPDRAQTSLTLYSTGGTADAALQLIDLGKEKA; encoded by the coding sequence ATGAACAGCGTCACCCCGACCCTCGACACCTACCGGCCTGCCATCCACTACGCTGCCAGGAACACATGGCTTAACGATCCCAACGGACTGGTCTTCCACGAGGGCGTCTACCATCTCTATTACCAGAACAACCCCTACGGAAACGTTCACAGCAACATGTCGTGGGGCCATGCCACCTCAGCAGACCTGGTCAGCTGGGAGGAACAACCGGTAGCAATCCCCTGCGATAAAACCGAGGAAATCTTCTCCGGCAGCGTCGTGGTGGACACCGGCAACACCAGTGGATTCGGCGCAGACGGAAAAGCCCCCTTGGTGGCCATCTACACGAGTGCATACAAACCGGGTTCCCCCCATCAGGGCACCCAGGCCCAGTCCATCGCATGGAGCACTGACGGCGGCTACGCCTGGACGAAGTATGCCGGCAACCCGGTCCTCACCAGGAACTCACCGGAATTCCGGGACCCAAAAGTCTTCCGCTATGACGGCCCGGGCGGCAGCTACTGGGTCATGGTGGCCGTCGAAGCACATGACTTCACTGTCCTGCTTTACCGCTCGGAAGACCTCAAGAACTGGGAATACCTCAGCACCTTCGGCCCTGCAAACGGCACCGGCGGGATCTGGGAGTGCCCGGACCTCTTCGAGCTGCCGCTGAACGGTGACACCTCGGTCAGGAAATGGGTCCTGACGGTGAACATGAACCCCGGAGGCCCGAACGGCGGGTCGGCAGGCCAGTATTTTGTGGGAGAGTTCGACGGCGCCACGTTCCGCTCCGAGACAAGCCTCACCGAGGGTATGCAGGATCCGGAGCGCGTACCCGACTACCAGTGGCTTGACTGGGGCCGGGACTACTATGCAGCCGTCTCGTTCAGCAACGTTCCAAAAGGCCGGCGGTTGATGATCGGCTGGATGAACAACTGGCAGTACGCCAACCACATTCCCACCGCTCCCTGGCGCAGTCCCATGAGCCTGGTCAGGGACATTTCCCTTGTTTCCGTGAACGGTCAACCCCGGCTCGTTCAGCAACCCGCGCCGGAAGTAAAAGCAACGTCGGAGTCCGGCCCCTTGCAGTGGCTAACCATAAACGGCCAGGCAGCAGTCGAGGGCGGCGCAGCAGTACAGGCCATTGACATCATCTTTACGCCGGGCGGTGCCGAGGAGTTCGGCCTTGTTGTCAGGGGTTCAGCCGACGGCACGGCCGGGACGCGGATCGGGATCCGGCCCCGCAGCGGAGAACTCATCGTGGACCGTACCCGCTCCGGGGACACCGGCTTTCACGAAGCTTTCCCCTCCACCAGCCTCGCTCCGATTGCCGCCCGGCAGGACGGCAGTTACGCGCTCCAGATCTTCGTTGACCACTGCTCCGTGGAAATTTTCGCCAACGATGGGCTCGCCACCGTGACTGAACTGATCTTCCCTGACCGTGCCCAGACATCCCTCACCCTGTACTCCACTGGTGGCACGGCCGACGCTGCGCTCCAACTCATCGATTTAGGAAAGGAAAAAGCCTGA